A window of Carassius auratus strain Wakin unplaced genomic scaffold, ASM336829v1 scaf_tig00216332, whole genome shotgun sequence genomic DNA:
TGTGTTGAGATTGATGACGACGGTATTATGATTGCACTATGTGACCCAGAGGACAGAGATTTTGGGTTCCATCCGTTCCATAATTCAGAAGGAATTCTTCCTGATACTGACCTCGAGTATTATGAGATGGGGAACCTGCACCATCCGGGGGCAATGCCTCCTTATGTTACTAAGAACTACGACAGAGATGTGCGTGACAGCAACGCAGATCGCATTGTTGTTTCAGTCGCCTCAGATGAGGATGACACATGGTTTGACAGGATTTATGTGACACATCATTTAGGTCAGGGGCGCTTCGATGAGAACTCCACCTTCCGCATCAGCCAAGGCCTCATTGACCAAATTCAGAGGATGAACTGGTCAGAGTTCATCGGGGAGGTGAAGATCCAGCAGCGGCGTAGGCGGCGTGCTCGTCGTTGAGCTTGTGTTATGTGTGCACGCTCATCTGTGCAGTCTGGATCCAGTCCTAACATTCCTGTGCAtccaaaagaaatgcatttaacaGAAAGTGTCTTCCTGGACTTTTCATAACAGATAAAAAATTTATGTGttcaaataaatcataaaaaattaattgtgaattGATTTGGGTCATAAATGGCTCATTTGTATCTTGATGAGAAGCTGTATGATACTTTATGTATAATTAATACAGTGCATTGTGTTCTCTCTGTTtacttaaatgttaattttttttaaaaatgttaagttttACTGCATTAAAGGAATTGTTTgcccaaaaatgttaattctgtcattatttataaaCCAAGGCTTTCAAAACCAAGCCAATGCAGAAAATGTTCACTGTTTCAATAAACTCCTGCATTATACTAACCTTCTGTTATCGAGTCTGTTATAACTAATGGGGGAGTTCGAAAATTCATTAAGATTCAAAACcatcatgaatgttttttttatttttttattaatcacgaAGTGGACGTATGCAAACTGACCAGTCCATGTGATTTCAGTCAACGAGGCTACTGTTTGACAGTAGGTTGACAATGGCTAATATAAGTTAATCTCGAGAATTCTCCCTTCACtataagtgacatgacatacagccaagtatggtgacccatactcagaatttgtgctttgtATTTAACCCCTCCGAAGtatggcccgagactcaaacccacaaccttatggATAGGAgtaaaactctctaaccactaggccacaacttccccaattACTCATGTTCCTTTCTTATTATAATCATTCTAGTTATTAGCCGATTTCCTTTCTCTTCTATTTTATTTATGGTTTCTCTGGCTGATTTGGTAACACACACTTTGAGCGATAGTTTCTTACTGTTAATGATTCTTCTCTTTCATGCCGTAGGAAATTAGACGCCCTTGAAAGCAGGGACAAGCTCCGTTTTAATACTTTAAGTAGCGTTTTCCTTGCAGAACAAAATGTAATCTAACCATGTGCAAATTAAAGTTTAATTCTCATAAAAGCCTTTTCTTGATTTGGCGTGTGGGCTAGTTTTTAATGAAAGCaataaacagtaaataataatttttttttttatgatttatatgttatatgaTTAATTTGAgccattttttagtttttttcaatcTCATTTTGATTATTACATGTGGTAAACTGAAAGCAACATTTTTGTTTAAGAACTCAATTACCAAAATTGTTTTGGTGAAAGTTCTGCACTGTTACATTCTTGTTCATTTTTGCTGTTTTcctctttgtttttaaatgtttgattttaaatctgtttattaAAGCTTGTCTTACAGTAATTATAATTCTTCGAATTTAAGATATATTGTTGAGCTTGGCGTGTTTATCACTGGATTCATTACAATGATGTAGATAAATATTTCTGACCGAGGCAGACAGAAGAAGAAGCTTGAGACTCAGTTAAAAAGCAGAGATaagatatactgtatactgtatatatttaatatatcataaaatataaatcacatcCCATGTAGATGATACCAattatgtatactgtataataaaataaatatataatacgaGTGAGACATTATTATCTGTCCCATCTGCTCTAATGTGTTTCTAAGTTTCAGTTTCCATTGTAtgagtttctattcatcaaaacagAAACTGGCACGCACTCGTACAGCCATTGGATAAATAGTGTGTTTAACTACAGTGTAGTTCCTGTCATACGTTCAGTGACATCAACAAACGTACTGACGTTTCTGAAGATTGATGAAGTCACTGCCAAAGATCTAGATTGGCATCTACAAGGTAAGACGtatcttttttttctatatgtacagtatgtaggcctacacacacacacacacacaaatatcagtTTTGTGTAAGTGATAAGTatcttaaaaagtattttatctaGTTCCTTTTGAGCTTGCTGTTTGGTTTTGTTCAGTCAAGGATAAAAACTTTAATGTGCTGCCTTCGAGAGAAAACCTGCAGAACAGATTCAAGAGTCAAATCAAGAGATCAGAAACTGAGCTGAGAGTAGTGTGAACAGCTGATGCTAGCTGAAATTACCATCAGATTAGCCCGAATGTCTAGGAAATGAACATGTATGTGGCAGGAACAGATCTTTATGAATCTCAGCTGTTCTATTTCTGCAGAACTTATGATGAAATTAACTGATCTAAAGTTCTAAAGAAGAACTGATTTATGATCCTTCCaggttttacagttttttttttttttttttttgtaattgtacatttcatataaaaaatcataatattatatatatatatattgcctttCTTTCAACAGGATTGTCGGGAACATGGTGAGAACCCTGAATAATGTGTCCGAGCTGAGACAGACTGGGTTTGGTCAGCCGAGTCCCAGACACGGTCTGAGCTTGTTGTGGTGGTTTGCTCATGATTGTGTTCAGATCGACTCGAACAGTCGTATGATTGCACTGTGCAACCCTGAAAGTGGAGCTTTTGGCTTTCATCGATTCTATAATAGTGATAATCTTCTTCCTAAATCTAACCTACCATACTATGAGGTTGGCAACCTAAACTCCCCTGGATCACTGCCTCGTTATGTCACTAAGAAGAACACTGGATATTCAGACAAAAGCAACAAAGATCGCATCATTGTTTCCTTTAACTCACATTGGAACAGTTTTGAGAAGATTTATGTGACACAACATTCAGATCAGGTGAAGTTTGACCGGAATCGCACTTACTGTATTAGTACTGATCTCCTTGAGGACATTCAAGAGTTGAGACGTGAAGACTTCCTCAGAGGACGCACGAATCGTTCTGAACATATAACCATAGATATGCCTCAGTCCGTGCAGATTCATCCATCTCAGAGTCACTCCACTTGTAAAGAATGCTGCTCTATGCTATcttgtatattgtttattttgatcTTTATTGCAGCTATTTTCTcgtattttaaataatgaaaatatagttTTCATCCACTGTTGTTTGTTATTCTAGCTGATTACACAGCTGTCATTAGGTGCCTGTCTCTTTCATTAAGTGTCTTAAGTGGTTATGACCGGATTTATAGTAATATAGTTTagtatctttatttatattagttgTGCTTATTGTTTGACATATACAAACAGAGACAGTATTACCTTgaaataaaagtccaaaaaccATTGATTTGTAtgatattattttactttaattaaacttGTCTGTTAACTTTGCCATacgtttaatattaaatattatagacTATTAAcctgaataaattataatatattttaatgtaattaatatttaatgcttataaatatatatatatgaaatgtggATATGAGTGAGACATTATGCAGTGTAGTGATAATATCAAGATTgtctaattcttttttttatcacttcatCTGTAGATAGACTGTATTTGTGTTTTCAATGACTGATTCTTTGATTGCACTTTATTTGCCGATCAAATATTCCAGTCACTCGTCCCCTGACACATGATGTGAAACAACATCAGTTTCTGTTTGCAGATCTTTGCACAAAGACTTTTCAGGGTATGAACGCTCCCATCACTTCAGTAAAGTGAGTTTGATTCATTTTATCGTGTGTTTATGTatcttatttcattattaaactaaaattattaacatgTGGTACACCACACTGTAACCCGTTTTCTTTGAATAGTCACTGCTATTATGAGAATAAATATTCAGCATATTGAGTGACCAAATGTACACTAGGATTTGAtattaaagtcaccatgaaacCAACATTTTctcatcttattttttatttgctagaGCTGTTTCTTTTCAGTGAATTATCTGCacatcataattatttttttttaaattcctatACCCAGGGACATCGTTAGGCCTATGTTAGGCCAAAATGTTCCTAAGCCCCCCTAAATGATAATAAGAACAACAGTCAATAAAAATTCGATTTATAAATAACCGTATCCTCATTCATATTTAGACGCAAATGATATATATCCAGCTACAAAAAATAGGCGAAAAGTCGGAAGATGGACGGAAGTACAAAGAGTGGAAGTGCTATCAAGATGATGCACGGCAACGTCTCGTTACATTGGTATGAACTGGCAGCTTTCAGAGCACTGCAAGTAAATGAAGGATTCATCTCGTCTCTTAGAGACTTTGTCCctagatttagcaacttttcagACCCCCTTAgcgacttttttttctttccaaaaaagcgactagcgacttTCTTGGACAAACATTATTTATTCTCTGAGAATCGCGAATCACGAAATCTCTCTGTTCAGCGAGCGCAGAGAGTAGCAGCACTTTCTATAAAAGGAATCTGTTCTCTATAGTGGGTGGAATGATGGTCCACTACGGAACTACAGCAAGAAGTGTG
This region includes:
- the LOC113097612 gene encoding uncharacterized protein LOC113097612; this translates as MVRTLNNVSELRQTGFGQPSPRHGLSLLWWFAHDCVQIDSNSRMIALCNPESGAFGFHRFYNSDNLLPKSNLPYYEVGNLNSPGSLPRYVTKKNTGYSDKSNKDRIIVSFNSHWNSFEKIYVTQHSDQVKFDRNRTYCISTDLLEDIQELRREDFLRGRTNRSEHITIDMPQSVQIHPSQSHSTCKECCSMLSCILFILIFIAAIFSYFK